The following are from one region of the Takifugu rubripes chromosome 12, fTakRub1.2, whole genome shotgun sequence genome:
- the fabp3 gene encoding fatty acid-binding protein, heart — translation MAEAFVGTWNLISSEKFDDYMKELGVGVALRKMGGLAKPSTIISIDGDKVVLKTSSTFKNTEISFKLGEEFDESTADGRNVKSTVNIVDGKMVHAQKWDDKETTLVREVNDKSLTLTLTLGKVVCTRHYEKAE, via the exons ATGGCCGAAGCTTTTGTCGGAACATGGAACCTCATTTCAAGCGAGAAATTCGACGACTACATGAAGGAGCTGG GTGTGGGCGTGGCTCTGCGCAAGATGGGGGGCCTGGCCAAACCGAGCACCATTATCTCCATAGACGGCGACAAGGTGGTACTGAAGACCTCAAGCACCTTCAAGAACACAGAAATCTCCTTCAAGCTGGGAGAGGAGTTTGATGAGTCCACTGCAGATGGCAGGAATGTTAAG TCCACCGTTAATATCGTAGATGGAAAGATGGTGCACGCACAGAAGTGGGATGATAAAGAGACCACTCTGGTCAGGGAGGTCAACGACAAGAGCCTCACTCTG ACACTCACACTTGGAAAAGTCGTTTGCACGCGCCATTATGAAAAGGCAGAGTAA